The Beijerinckiaceae bacterium RH AL1 genome has a segment encoding these proteins:
- a CDS encoding hypothetical protein (ID:RHAL1_03798;~conserved protein of unknown function;~source:Prodigal:2.6), producing the protein MGIAFRTETFRDSFTFRNSPAGIRRFPFPFDRDDYMYAVNIEPHVIGRGAYENLIDVDEHFVSEMEDRALVLAEDPKRCQCLPHMEMAAWDTLELLMEQQALGYPEHFELHRSGDTWHWINRPQKIEHTFKFGDASTLPQPPLEYITRQAQGDFCVLDQRDNNLWMDAGTVTTQADWSLDFDIGMNFMEWHAPVPLAHQMGVFDRALKFMLNLRHGQPMRRFNWTMTINPRLDTSPENYHKWGPDRTTVTPENVGEKVHLRVELQSFWRLPRSNAVLFPIRCYLIKLDEIATVPKWSRRLHRVLKNLPSELADYKGLTRYRQTAIDYLAKLDDGAPTSPGIWPD; encoded by the coding sequence TTCCCCTTCGATCGCGACGACTACATGTACGCGGTCAACATCGAGCCGCACGTGATCGGCCGCGGCGCGTATGAAAACCTCATCGACGTCGACGAGCATTTCGTCTCCGAGATGGAGGATCGCGCGCTGGTGCTGGCCGAGGATCCGAAGCGCTGCCAGTGCCTGCCGCACATGGAGATGGCGGCCTGGGACACGCTCGAGCTTCTCATGGAGCAGCAGGCGCTCGGCTACCCCGAGCACTTCGAGCTGCATCGCTCCGGCGACACATGGCACTGGATCAACCGGCCGCAGAAGATCGAGCACACGTTCAAGTTCGGCGACGCGTCGACGCTACCGCAGCCGCCGCTCGAGTACATCACGCGCCAGGCGCAGGGCGATTTCTGCGTGCTTGACCAGCGCGACAACAATCTCTGGATGGATGCCGGCACCGTCACGACGCAGGCCGACTGGTCGCTCGACTTCGACATCGGCATGAACTTCATGGAGTGGCACGCGCCGGTGCCGCTCGCGCACCAGATGGGCGTCTTCGATCGCGCGCTGAAGTTCATGCTGAACCTGCGCCACGGCCAGCCGATGCGCCGGTTCAACTGGACGATGACGATCAATCCGCGGCTCGACACGAGCCCCGAGAACTACCACAAGTGGGGCCCGGACCGCACGACGGTGACGCCAGAGAACGTCGGCGAGAAGGTGCATCTGCGCGTCGAGCTGCAGAGCTTCTGGCGCCTGCCGCGCTCCAACGCGGTGCTGTTTCCGATCCGCTGCTACCTCATCAAGCTCGACGAGATCGCCACCGTGCCGAAGTGGTCGCGGCGGCTGCACCGCGTTTTGAAGAACCTGCCGAGCGAGCTCGCCGACTACAAAGGCCTGACGCGCTATCGCCAGACGGCGATCGACTATCTCGCGAAGCTCGACGACGGCGCGCCGACGAGCCCGGGCATCTGGCCGGACTGA
- a CDS encoding hypothetical protein (ID:RHAL1_03797;~conserved exported protein of unknown function;~source:Prodigal:2.6), giving the protein MTTHHQDRSVRFRDHAIVAALLVAGTTSAHAADMPAPPPVLATDWTSTITHTIQLEGGITVNPDKGSQGRNFGQLFTDIPNQPVFNQLLVTLARPIDATKPWDVGFNLQGLIGTDGRYDPTLGILDYTLKDRVQAVMTQANIVVHSPFLTAGGIDTKVGLYPGLMGYETTDPSTRPFYTLSYVSNFLLAFEHVGVTSTWHVNPTLDIITGVDAGNEVSPWRDNNSEPAGYAGFQLNNLVNNKLTVLAVSRFGPEDSVKALGPAANDYFRFWNDVLFTYKATDKLTLVLEGDYFKDDGLKLATGQRAEAYGGDAYASYAFNDQVTFNLRGEIVRDTTGLIVTSFLTNTGFTNAIAGFPDIYQNAPPTTYGAITAGVSLKPAILNTKDVKVTIRPEVRYDASLNGTQPFDNLSKSNQFLFATDVILAF; this is encoded by the coding sequence ATGACGACTCACCACCAGGATCGCTCTGTCCGCTTCAGAGATCACGCTATCGTCGCTGCCTTGCTTGTGGCTGGGACGACGAGCGCTCACGCCGCCGACATGCCCGCGCCGCCGCCGGTTCTCGCCACGGACTGGACGTCGACCATCACGCACACCATCCAGCTCGAAGGCGGCATCACGGTCAATCCGGACAAGGGTAGCCAGGGACGCAACTTCGGCCAGCTGTTCACTGACATTCCGAACCAGCCGGTGTTCAACCAGCTCCTGGTGACTCTGGCGCGCCCGATCGATGCGACGAAGCCCTGGGACGTCGGCTTCAACCTGCAGGGCCTAATCGGCACCGACGGCCGCTACGATCCGACGCTCGGCATCCTCGACTACACGCTGAAGGACCGCGTGCAGGCCGTCATGACTCAGGCCAATATCGTCGTCCACTCGCCGTTCCTGACGGCCGGCGGTATCGACACGAAGGTCGGCCTCTATCCCGGCCTCATGGGCTACGAGACGACGGATCCGAGCACGCGTCCGTTCTACACCTTGTCGTATGTCTCGAACTTCCTGCTCGCGTTCGAGCATGTCGGCGTCACCTCGACCTGGCACGTCAACCCGACCCTCGACATCATCACCGGCGTAGACGCCGGCAACGAGGTGTCGCCCTGGCGCGACAACAACTCGGAACCTGCAGGCTATGCCGGCTTTCAGCTGAACAACCTCGTCAACAACAAGCTCACCGTTCTCGCCGTGTCCCGCTTCGGGCCCGAGGACTCGGTGAAGGCGCTTGGTCCGGCCGCCAACGACTACTTCCGCTTCTGGAACGACGTCCTCTTCACCTACAAGGCGACCGACAAGCTGACGCTCGTCCTCGAAGGCGACTACTTCAAGGACGATGGTCTCAAGCTCGCCACCGGCCAGCGCGCCGAGGCCTACGGCGGCGACGCCTACGCGTCCTACGCCTTCAACGACCAGGTGACCTTCAACCTGCGCGGCGAGATCGTCCGCGACACGACGGGCCTGATCGTCACCAGCTTCCTGACGAACACCGGCTTCACCAACGCGATCGCCGGCTTCCCGGACATCTACCAGAACGCGCCGCCGACGACGTACGGCGCGATCACCGCCGGCGTCTCCTTGAAGCCGGCGATCCTCAACACGAAGGACGTGAAGGTCACGATCCGGCCGGAAGTCCGCTACGACGCCTCGCTCAACGGCACCCAGCCGTTCGACAATCTCTCGAAGTCCAACCAGTTTCTCTTCGCGACCGATGTGATCTTGGCCTTCTAG